The Fervidibacillus albus genome contains a region encoding:
- a CDS encoding GyrI-like domain-containing protein, translating into MEHKIVEKGEIRIVGNGIRTRIINEEHYRDISAFWDEPHKNGFIKQLVEQAGDMGLFGICKDFDEKDKSYTYFIGVEKPTSEIPNGWEEVTVPPSTWAVFPSKGQMPDAIRNVWDRIFTEWFPASTYERAGTPEMEIYPNGVENDTDENYICEVWIPIIKK; encoded by the coding sequence GTGGAACATAAAATTGTGGAAAAAGGAGAGATTCGAATCGTCGGAAATGGCATCCGTACCCGTATAATAAACGAGGAGCATTATCGGGACATTTCCGCCTTTTGGGATGAACCCCATAAAAACGGGTTCATCAAACAATTGGTAGAACAGGCGGGGGACATGGGATTGTTCGGAATTTGTAAAGACTTTGATGAAAAGGACAAATCGTACACGTATTTCATCGGTGTGGAAAAACCGACTTCCGAAATTCCCAATGGTTGGGAAGAAGTAACAGTACCTCCTTCAACATGGGCAGTATTCCCATCAAAGGGGCAGATGCCGGATGCGATACGGAATGTTTGGGATCGGATATTTACCGAATGGTTTCCGGCGAGCACATACGAACGTGCGGGTACACCGGAAATGGAAATATATCCAAATGGGGTGGAAAACGATACCGATGAAAATTATATTTGCGAAGTATGGATTCCTATTATAAAAAAATAA
- a CDS encoding LysR family transcriptional regulator — MEIRFFTYFTVLAEQKGFTKAAERLHISQPSLSNAIKNMEIILGMKLIDRTTREFRLTEEGEFFYREAKKLIRYHENIINEMENLKKGGIGELSIGLIESSMYWLPEILNEFRNQFPNVKVKLFEVLSLKEVEEALENYDIQLAITNQFLHREEITTIPVYQEHLVALLPGNHPLSCRENICLTQLADEPFIVSREGFQTREDILRAFREIGVVSNIQFEIERFETATRLVEEQLGITIVPENYLRDVKNAICVKPISDIPLKRTVYLAYEKHRYLPRTASGFIELVKRFFQGNKFM, encoded by the coding sequence ATGGAAATTCGTTTCTTTACATATTTTACCGTGTTGGCTGAACAAAAGGGGTTTACGAAGGCGGCGGAACGGTTACATATATCTCAGCCTTCTTTGAGTAATGCAATTAAAAATATGGAAATAATTCTAGGGATGAAACTAATTGATCGGACGACTCGAGAGTTTCGGTTAACAGAAGAGGGGGAATTTTTTTATCGAGAAGCGAAAAAACTTATTCGTTATCACGAAAACATAATAAATGAAATGGAAAATTTGAAAAAAGGGGGAATAGGCGAATTATCCATTGGATTAATTGAAAGTTCAATGTACTGGTTGCCGGAAATTTTGAATGAATTTCGAAATCAATTTCCCAATGTAAAGGTGAAATTATTCGAAGTGTTAAGTTTAAAAGAGGTGGAGGAGGCATTAGAAAATTATGACATCCAGCTTGCTATAACGAATCAATTTCTCCATCGGGAAGAAATCACTACGATCCCCGTTTATCAAGAACACCTCGTCGCTTTATTACCAGGCAATCATCCGCTTTCTTGTAGAGAAAATATTTGCCTTACCCAATTGGCTGATGAACCGTTTATCGTCAGTCGGGAGGGATTTCAAACGCGGGAAGATATTCTCCGAGCTTTCCGTGAAATTGGGGTCGTGTCAAACATTCAATTTGAGATTGAACGGTTTGAAACGGCGACGCGACTTGTTGAGGAACAGTTAGGCATCACAATCGTCCCAGAAAATTACCTCCGTGATGTTAAAAACGCCATATGTGTAAAGCCGATTTCGGACATTCCATTGAAACGGACCGTATATTTGGCTTATGAAAAACATCGATATTTACCTCGGACTGCTTCCGGGTTTATTGAATTGGTGAAACGTTTTTTTCAAGGGAATAAGTTTATGTAA
- a CDS encoding peroxiredoxin family protein, with protein sequence MSKFSLGDKIPDFTLPATNDTEFSFELYRRKNKNWFLIIFFRGSWCPVCVQDLKELEENKGFFEKKNVQLITISTDTISNLKNMVNENQFSFTVLSDEKLEALQKFDVFYHSKDAPYEDHGTHGEPAYFLVDEEGKLLYQQRQTSPFGRPSATELRKIVQYIQKNLK encoded by the coding sequence ATGTCTAAATTTTCACTAGGTGACAAGATACCCGATTTCACACTTCCTGCAACTAATGATACGGAATTTTCCTTTGAATTATATCGAAGAAAGAACAAAAATTGGTTCTTAATTATTTTCTTTCGTGGTTCATGGTGTCCTGTATGTGTTCAAGACTTGAAGGAATTAGAAGAGAATAAAGGATTTTTTGAAAAGAAAAATGTTCAACTCATTACCATTTCAACAGACACGATATCGAATTTAAAAAATATGGTAAATGAGAATCAATTTTCTTTTACAGTACTTTCTGATGAAAAGTTAGAAGCACTTCAAAAATTTGACGTTTTTTACCACTCAAAAGACGCACCATATGAAGACCATGGAACGCACGGCGAACCAGCCTATTTCCTAGTCGATGAAGAAGGAAAATTGTTATATCAACAAAGACAAACAAGCCCGTTTGGAAGACCGTCGGCAACTGAATTAAGAAAAATCGTACAGTACATTCAAAAAAATTTAAAATAA
- the hutG gene encoding formimidoylglutamase, producing the protein MYRPPNKSLWTGRFDGEHPLYFRFFQIVHCFSLEQMPSQNKDKETQFGILGFECDEGVRRNQGRIGAKQAPDKIRKFLSHIPVPHSEFSLYDYGNIVCENDRLESAQHELGKVMNRLLNRNIFPIILGGGHETAYGHYLGVRSYLGNGPSIGIINIDAHFDLREGGEPSSGTMFRQIVETDPKVEYFVLGIQRFGNTEKLFQTAKQFHCDYLFEEEIEPLEKTFSKIQDFSNRHDYVFLTLCFDAIDSCYAPGVSAPSPFGLHPKTVRKLLRMIARLPNVLSFDISEVNPETDENDKTIRLASLLIAEFIRVRSVETAPSSVE; encoded by the coding sequence ATTTACCGACCACCGAATAAAAGCTTATGGACCGGGCGATTCGATGGTGAACATCCGTTATATTTTCGTTTTTTCCAAATCGTTCATTGTTTTTCATTGGAACAAATGCCTTCACAGAACAAAGACAAGGAAACGCAATTTGGAATTCTCGGATTCGAATGTGACGAGGGGGTACGGCGTAATCAGGGACGCATCGGAGCTAAGCAGGCACCCGATAAAATCCGGAAATTTTTATCCCATATTCCGGTTCCACATTCCGAATTTTCCCTTTATGACTACGGAAATATTGTTTGTGAAAACGATCGATTGGAATCGGCCCAACACGAATTAGGGAAAGTGATGAACCGTTTGCTGAACCGAAACATATTCCCAATTATACTTGGGGGCGGGCACGAAACGGCATACGGACACTATTTAGGCGTTCGATCTTATCTCGGAAATGGTCCATCGATCGGAATCATTAATATCGATGCACATTTTGACCTTCGAGAAGGAGGGGAACCGTCTTCTGGTACGATGTTTCGACAAATCGTTGAAACGGATCCGAAAGTAGAATATTTCGTCCTCGGCATTCAACGGTTTGGCAATACCGAAAAACTGTTTCAAACGGCGAAACAGTTCCACTGCGACTACTTGTTTGAAGAAGAAATCGAACCGTTAGAAAAAACGTTTAGTAAAATCCAAGACTTTTCCAATAGGCACGATTACGTTTTCTTAACCCTTTGCTTCGATGCGATCGATAGTTGTTACGCACCTGGAGTAAGCGCCCCGTCCCCCTTTGGCCTACACCCGAAAACCGTTCGTAAATTACTTCGGATGATTGCGCGTCTTCCGAACGTACTCAGTTTCGATATATCAGAAGTGAATCCAGAAACGGACGAAAACGACAAGACTATCCGACTTGCATCATTACTAATCGCCGAATTCATTCGGGTCCGATCGGTTGAAACGGCCCCATCATCCGTCGAATGA
- the hutU gene encoding urocanate hydratase — MTVTKVEQYKGTKLHTKDWIQEAALRMINNNLNPDVAEKPEELVVYGGIGKAARNWEAYDAIVRELKNLENDETLLIQSGKPVALFRTHTDAPRVLIANSNLVPAWATWEHFHELDKKGLMMYGQMTAGSWIYIGSQGIVQGTYETFAELARQYFNGSLKGKITVTAGLGGMGGAQPLAVTMNEGVAIVIEVDRKRIERRLKTKYLDTSTDDLFEAIDMATDAAKKGIPLSIGLIGNAADVLPEMLKQGFIPDVLTDQTSAHDPLNGYIPSGYSIKEATELRKQNPENYVKRAKKSIATHVQAMLQMQEKGAITFDYGNNIRQVAKDEGVENAFQFPGFVPAFIRPQFCEGKGPFRWVALSGDPEDIYKTDEVILREFRENEQLTKWIRMAREKIQFQGLPARICWLGYGERAKFGKIINGLVASGEIKAPIVIGRDHLDSGSVASPNRETEGMKDGSDAVADWPILNALINAVSGASWVSVHHGGGVGMGYSIHAGMVVVADGTKEAERRLERVLTTDPGMGIARHVDAGYELAIKTAKEKGVHIPMLQSDSE; from the coding sequence GTGACAGTAACGAAAGTGGAACAGTATAAAGGTACGAAATTGCATACGAAAGATTGGATTCAAGAAGCGGCTCTACGAATGATTAACAATAACTTAAATCCGGATGTTGCGGAAAAACCGGAGGAACTCGTCGTCTACGGTGGAATTGGGAAAGCAGCTCGAAATTGGGAAGCTTATGATGCGATCGTTCGGGAATTAAAAAACTTGGAAAATGATGAAACGCTACTCATCCAATCGGGGAAGCCGGTCGCCCTATTTCGTACCCATACGGATGCACCGAGGGTATTAATTGCCAACTCCAACCTCGTCCCCGCCTGGGCAACATGGGAACATTTCCATGAGTTAGATAAAAAGGGCCTCATGATGTACGGGCAAATGACAGCTGGAAGTTGGATTTACATCGGAAGTCAAGGAATCGTTCAAGGTACCTATGAAACCTTTGCAGAACTGGCAAGGCAATATTTTAACGGATCATTAAAAGGAAAAATTACCGTTACTGCTGGTCTCGGTGGAATGGGTGGAGCTCAACCCCTTGCCGTTACGATGAACGAAGGAGTCGCCATTGTAATCGAAGTAGATCGCAAACGGATCGAGCGCCGTTTAAAAACGAAATATTTGGATACGTCCACCGACGATTTATTTGAAGCAATCGACATGGCAACAGATGCGGCAAAGAAAGGAATCCCGTTATCGATCGGTCTTATAGGAAATGCGGCCGACGTATTACCGGAAATGCTTAAACAAGGGTTTATTCCAGATGTATTAACAGACCAAACATCGGCCCATGATCCATTAAACGGTTATATTCCGAGTGGATATTCCATTAAAGAAGCAACAGAACTAAGAAAACAAAATCCGGAAAACTATGTGAAACGAGCGAAAAAAAGCATAGCCACCCACGTTCAAGCAATGCTTCAAATGCAAGAAAAAGGTGCTATTACCTTCGATTACGGAAACAACATTCGTCAAGTGGCAAAGGACGAAGGAGTAGAAAATGCCTTTCAATTTCCTGGATTTGTCCCTGCTTTTATCCGACCACAATTTTGTGAAGGAAAAGGTCCCTTTCGCTGGGTAGCATTATCGGGAGATCCGGAAGATATTTATAAAACCGACGAGGTCATATTACGGGAATTTCGGGAAAACGAACAGTTAACGAAATGGATTCGGATGGCAAGGGAAAAGATTCAATTTCAAGGATTACCCGCTCGCATTTGTTGGCTCGGTTATGGGGAACGGGCAAAATTCGGAAAAATTATTAACGGTTTAGTAGCATCCGGTGAAATAAAAGCTCCGATTGTTATCGGTCGAGATCATTTGGACTCCGGTTCCGTGGCATCTCCAAACCGGGAAACGGAAGGAATGAAAGATGGAAGCGATGCGGTAGCGGACTGGCCGATTTTGAATGCGTTAATTAATGCCGTATCCGGTGCCAGTTGGGTCAGTGTCCATCACGGAGGCGGTGTGGGGATGGGCTATTCCATCCACGCTGGAATGGTTGTCGTAGCCGATGGGACGAAAGAAGCGGAAAGACGGTTAGAGCGGGTTCTCACAACGGATCCGGGAATGGGAATTGCCAGACATGTTGATGCTGGATATGAACTGGCAATTAAAACGGCGAAAGAAAAAGGTGTGCACATCCCGATGCTACAGAGCGATTCAGAGTAA
- the hutI gene encoding imidazolonepropionase, which produces MNDILYIKNADQIVTSTGHSETPAKKEAMRQLQIIENGCLLVENGIILAVGDDQSIRQTYTQHLNCAKIIDAKGKIVTPGLIDPHTHLIYAGSREKEYVMRLEGKSYMDIMKAGGGIHATTRATQTADFQTLYEETKRRLDTLLLYGVTTVEIKSGYGLTLEQELKQLEVIAELQKSHPMDIAATFMGAHAIPERHKEQPDRYVDEITEEMLPVVAERKLAEFNDVFCEKGVFTPEQSRRILEAGKTYGLIPKIHADEIEPYGGAELAAQIEAISADHLLKASDQGIQALAKTNTICVLLPGTAFFLMADFADARKMIDAGVAVALSTDSNPGSSPTLSLPFMMNLGCLKMGMTPEETINAATINAAHAIGRAKTVGSIEPGKQADFVIFNVPNYLFLSYHYGMNHVDTVIKRGKIVVEEGKTIFR; this is translated from the coding sequence ATGAATGACATTCTTTATATTAAAAATGCCGACCAAATTGTGACATCTACCGGTCATTCCGAAACACCGGCAAAGAAAGAGGCAATGAGGCAACTCCAAATAATCGAAAATGGGTGCTTACTTGTGGAAAACGGAATCATTTTGGCGGTAGGAGATGATCAATCTATTCGACAAACGTATACACAACATTTGAACTGTGCAAAAATAATCGACGCGAAAGGGAAAATTGTCACACCGGGTCTGATCGATCCCCATACCCACCTTATCTATGCAGGTTCAAGGGAAAAGGAATATGTCATGCGTTTGGAAGGGAAATCGTACATGGATATTATGAAAGCAGGTGGTGGCATCCATGCGACAACTCGTGCCACCCAAACGGCTGACTTCCAAACACTTTATGAAGAAACAAAGAGAAGATTAGACACCCTTTTACTTTACGGTGTGACGACCGTCGAAATAAAAAGCGGTTACGGTTTAACATTGGAACAGGAATTGAAACAACTTGAAGTCATTGCTGAATTGCAAAAATCTCATCCAATGGATATCGCTGCCACGTTTATGGGTGCCCATGCCATTCCTGAACGACACAAGGAACAACCAGATCGTTACGTGGATGAAATCACTGAAGAAATGCTCCCTGTCGTTGCCGAACGAAAATTGGCCGAATTTAACGACGTCTTTTGCGAAAAAGGTGTTTTTACCCCCGAACAATCGAGGCGAATTTTGGAAGCAGGGAAAACTTACGGGCTAATTCCGAAAATCCATGCGGACGAAATCGAACCTTATGGTGGGGCAGAATTGGCTGCCCAAATCGAAGCCATTTCTGCCGATCATCTTTTAAAAGCATCTGATCAAGGGATTCAAGCACTCGCAAAAACGAATACAATTTGCGTTCTCCTGCCAGGTACCGCCTTTTTCTTAATGGCAGATTTTGCCGATGCTCGGAAGATGATCGATGCGGGTGTGGCGGTGGCATTGTCGACGGATTCGAATCCAGGTTCATCCCCTACCCTTTCCCTTCCGTTTATGATGAATTTAGGCTGTTTGAAAATGGGGATGACCCCGGAAGAGACGATTAACGCAGCGACGATTAACGCAGCCCATGCGATCGGTCGTGCAAAAACCGTCGGAAGCATAGAACCTGGAAAGCAAGCCGATTTTGTTATTTTCAATGTGCCAAATTACTTGTTTTTGTCCTATCATTACGGAATGAACCATGTGGATACGGTCATTAAACGGGGTAAAATCGTTGTCGAAGAAGGAAAAACTATCTTTCGTTGA
- a CDS encoding YjiH family protein: MNLIQTETPEIKRQKPSSLVPILKFFIFSLIGIFMFFIPITLNEKSSIPLDHIVTWVRNTFPEAVPFYLLVTIAFGAIYPFIQGNWKKDGVHVVLSIFKIIGLIVASMIVFEVGPKWLFEPDMGPFLFNSLVASVGVLVPIGAVFLALLTGYGLLEFIGVIMQPIMRPIWKTPGRSAIDAVASFVGSYSIGLLITNRIFKEGKYSIKEASIIATGFSTVSATFMIVVAKTLGLMEIWNTYFWVTLFVTFLVTAITVRLYPLRKMSDGYYNNMERKPEELINNHRLKEAWKQAMDVSKKSGNFAKTICIHFKDGYLMTTAILPSIMSIGLLGLVLAEYTPVFDWIGYIFYPFTWLVQLSDPSLAAKAASMGIAEMFLPALLVVDAALITKFVIGVVSVSSIIFFSAVVPVILSTEIPISIPKMIVIWFERTVLTILITAPIAYLLL; this comes from the coding sequence ATGAATCTGATTCAAACCGAGACACCGGAAATAAAAAGACAAAAACCGTCTTCTCTTGTACCAATTTTAAAGTTTTTCATCTTTAGTCTTATCGGTATTTTTATGTTTTTTATCCCAATTACTTTAAACGAAAAGTCATCGATTCCTTTAGATCACATCGTCACATGGGTTCGAAATACCTTTCCTGAAGCGGTCCCCTTTTATTTATTGGTAACGATTGCTTTCGGAGCAATATATCCTTTTATTCAAGGAAATTGGAAAAAAGATGGGGTTCATGTCGTCCTATCAATTTTTAAAATCATCGGCTTGATTGTCGCATCGATGATTGTATTTGAGGTCGGACCTAAATGGCTTTTTGAACCAGATATGGGACCGTTTCTTTTTAATAGTCTCGTCGCTTCCGTCGGTGTGCTCGTTCCAATCGGTGCTGTTTTCCTCGCATTGTTAACAGGATACGGTTTATTAGAATTTATCGGAGTAATAATGCAACCGATCATGCGGCCCATTTGGAAAACCCCTGGTAGATCTGCCATTGACGCAGTTGCCTCCTTTGTCGGTAGTTATTCTATAGGACTATTAATTACGAATCGAATATTTAAAGAAGGGAAATATTCAATTAAAGAAGCATCCATTATCGCAACAGGATTTTCTACCGTCTCTGCCACATTTATGATTGTCGTTGCGAAAACTTTAGGCTTAATGGAAATTTGGAATACGTATTTTTGGGTCACATTATTCGTTACTTTCTTAGTTACAGCAATTACAGTTCGGTTATACCCGTTAAGAAAAATGAGCGACGGTTACTATAACAATATGGAAAGGAAACCGGAAGAACTGATAAATAACCACCGGCTAAAAGAAGCTTGGAAACAGGCGATGGACGTTTCCAAAAAATCAGGAAATTTCGCTAAAACTATTTGTATCCATTTTAAAGATGGATATTTAATGACGACGGCTATTCTCCCTTCGATTATGTCAATCGGACTTCTTGGTCTCGTGCTAGCGGAATATACACCTGTATTCGATTGGATTGGCTATATATTCTACCCGTTCACTTGGCTTGTTCAACTTTCGGATCCTTCATTAGCTGCCAAAGCTGCATCTATGGGAATTGCGGAAATGTTTCTACCGGCTCTTTTAGTGGTCGATGCTGCACTTATTACGAAATTCGTCATTGGAGTTGTTAGCGTTTCATCCATTATCTTTTTCTCTGCCGTTGTACCTGTCATTTTATCAACGGAAATTCCGATTAGCATACCGAAAATGATTGTCATTTGGTTTGAACGGACGGTTTTAACGATTTTAATTACCGCACCGATTGCATATTTATTGTTGTGA
- a CDS encoding HAD family hydrolase, translated as METIIFDVDDTLYDQLRPFQNAFHTVFPELKDAPIEKLYVSSRRHSEKMFEKSERGEISLLELHTYRIMAAFRDFNIDIEYDKAVQFQKVYETEQKKITIFPEMGDLLDLLIEKKKRIAVLTNGPHQHQLMKVNRLGLTRWIPMEHIFVSGAIGSAKPNLETFRFVEKNMQLDKEKTIYIGDSFENDIIGAKRAGWQAIWMNHRKREIQDAPVTPDQIVYSPKELLTYVETNL; from the coding sequence ATGGAAACCATTATATTTGATGTAGATGACACGTTATACGACCAATTACGACCTTTTCAAAATGCCTTTCATACGGTTTTTCCCGAATTGAAGGATGCGCCGATTGAAAAATTGTATGTATCAAGTAGAAGGCATAGTGAAAAAATGTTTGAGAAAAGCGAGAGAGGGGAAATTTCTTTATTGGAGTTGCATACATATCGAATTATGGCTGCCTTTCGTGATTTCAACATCGACATCGAATATGACAAAGCCGTTCAATTTCAAAAAGTGTACGAAACGGAGCAGAAAAAGATTACGATTTTCCCGGAAATGGGCGATTTATTAGACCTTCTTATAGAAAAAAAGAAACGAATCGCCGTATTAACGAATGGACCGCATCAACACCAATTGATGAAAGTAAATCGACTTGGATTAACGAGATGGATACCGATGGAACATATTTTCGTTTCTGGTGCGATTGGAAGTGCAAAACCGAATCTCGAGACTTTTCGTTTTGTTGAAAAAAACATGCAATTGGACAAGGAAAAAACGATATATATTGGCGATTCCTTTGAAAATGACATCATCGGAGCAAAACGCGCCGGATGGCAGGCCATTTGGATGAACCACCGGAAAAGAGAAATTCAAGATGCACCGGTTACGCCAGATCAAATCGTTTATAGTCCTAAAGAATTACTTACATACGTTGAAACGAATTTATAG
- a CDS encoding DUF3986 family protein — protein MIFDSTVHLHLGYYEGRVDLEATAYKLLNEDKWIVFLNDNQDVSLLEGVVGQGSGSFGPLLTGGSRFRFFWPASFGSLLWWVKVPVLLAHSFGSLFGKLFLRCF, from the coding sequence ATGATTTTCGATTCAACTGTTCATCTTCATCTTGGCTACTATGAAGGACGTGTTGATCTAGAAGCCACTGCATACAAACTTTTAAATGAAGATAAATGGATTGTCTTTTTAAATGACAACCAAGACGTTTCATTACTTGAAGGTGTGGTGGGTCAAGGTTCCGGTTCTTTTGGCCCGCTTTTGACTGGTGGGTCAAGGTTCCGGTTCTTTTGGCCCGCTTCTTTTGGCTCACTCCTTTGGTGGGTCAAGGTTCCGGTTCTTTTGGCTCACTCTTTTGGTTCACTTTTTGGTAAACTATTCCTAAGATGTTTTTGA
- the ade gene encoding adenine deaminase: MNMNKNHLRKRIQVASKQIPADIVIKNGKIVDVFNLEIIHGDIAISDGVICGIGKYEGKTVMDVKDKFVVPGFIDSHVHIESSMVTPNEFAKVVLPHGVTTVICDPHEIANVKGSKGISFMLEDSENLDLDVYCMLPSSVPATPFENAGAVLNDEELKPFYNHPRVLGLAEVMDYPGVQNLDDRMIDKLLSASPYRIDGHGAGLGAEEMNVYRVAGIQTDHECVTKEQMKDRLARGMYVMIRQGSVAKNLPDLIGVVNEKNSHRCLFCTDDKHLDDLIEEGSIDHNIRLSIKHGLDPLIAIQMATINAAQCYGLSQKGAIAPGFTADLLIVDNLKSLTIEKVLKAGKFVAENGKYLGVKTTENQTKLATNSIHLAKNEITKERLAIQVKKNQAAHVIEVIPNQIETVKRIISVPTEGEYFIPSVEKDLAKLALFERHKNTGNIGLAIVKGLGLTNGAIATTVAHDSHNLIVAGTNDEDMIYAIQKMQEIGGGLVVVRDGKTIASLPLMIGGLMSDQKYETVANQLDEVNRALFEVSKHRHFNLFLTLSFLSLPVIPELKITDLGLFDATTFQHIAIAADKK; encoded by the coding sequence ATGAACATGAACAAAAACCATTTAAGAAAAAGAATTCAAGTAGCAAGCAAACAAATCCCAGCAGACATTGTCATTAAAAACGGAAAAATTGTCGATGTTTTCAATTTAGAAATTATTCACGGAGATATCGCCATTTCCGATGGGGTCATTTGCGGCATCGGGAAATACGAAGGGAAAACAGTGATGGATGTAAAGGATAAATTCGTAGTCCCAGGTTTCATCGATTCCCATGTCCATATTGAATCTTCCATGGTAACCCCAAACGAGTTTGCAAAAGTTGTCCTTCCCCACGGCGTAACAACTGTCATTTGCGACCCCCATGAAATTGCAAATGTTAAAGGAAGTAAAGGCATTTCTTTTATGCTTGAGGACTCTGAAAACTTGGATTTAGATGTGTATTGTATGCTCCCCTCTTCAGTTCCAGCTACTCCATTTGAAAACGCAGGTGCAGTACTCAACGATGAGGAATTAAAACCTTTTTACAACCATCCCCGCGTACTCGGTCTTGCGGAAGTCATGGACTACCCAGGTGTTCAAAACTTAGATGATCGCATGATTGATAAACTTCTCTCAGCTTCACCTTATCGTATCGATGGACACGGTGCAGGTCTAGGAGCCGAAGAAATGAATGTTTACAGAGTAGCCGGTATTCAAACGGATCACGAATGTGTGACGAAAGAACAGATGAAGGATCGGCTCGCTCGTGGCATGTATGTCATGATTCGGCAAGGATCTGTCGCGAAAAATTTGCCTGACCTAATCGGCGTTGTCAATGAAAAAAACAGTCATCGTTGTTTATTTTGTACCGATGACAAACATTTGGACGATCTAATTGAAGAAGGAAGTATCGATCACAATATTCGTCTATCCATTAAACACGGACTTGATCCTTTGATTGCAATACAAATGGCAACCATCAACGCTGCCCAATGCTACGGTCTATCGCAAAAAGGCGCCATCGCACCCGGTTTTACAGCCGACTTGTTAATTGTCGATAACTTAAAATCGTTAACGATTGAAAAAGTATTAAAGGCCGGAAAATTCGTTGCCGAAAACGGAAAATATTTAGGAGTAAAAACGACGGAAAATCAGACCAAGTTAGCCACGAACTCGATCCATCTTGCAAAAAACGAAATAACAAAGGAACGTTTAGCCATTCAAGTGAAAAAAAATCAAGCCGCCCACGTTATTGAAGTTATACCGAATCAAATCGAAACAGTGAAACGTATAATAAGCGTTCCTACCGAGGGTGAATATTTCATTCCTTCTGTTGAAAAAGACTTGGCAAAACTCGCTTTGTTCGAACGACATAAAAACACCGGGAATATCGGACTTGCTATTGTGAAAGGCTTAGGATTAACGAACGGTGCCATCGCTACCACCGTCGCCCACGATTCCCATAACTTAATTGTAGCTGGTACAAATGATGAGGATATGATCTATGCCATCCAAAAGATGCAAGAAATTGGCGGTGGCCTTGTCGTTGTCAGAGACGGAAAAACCATTGCCTCTTTGCCACTCATGATCGGTGGCCTTATGTCAGACCAAAAATATGAAACAGTCGCCAATCAATTGGACGAAGTAAACCGTGCTCTATTTGAAGTAAGCAAGCACCGACATTTTAACCTTTTTCTAACCCTTTCGTTTTTAAGCTTACCTGTCATACCGGAACTAAAAATTACAGATCTCGGTCTATTCGATGCCACTACGTTTCAACATATAGCAATTGCGGCGGATAAAAAATAA
- a CDS encoding PadR family transcriptional regulator produces the protein MDPKKEEDLYQSLLQELRRGTIVLTVLSQLHTPQYGYSLVVLLEKKGIPVEAGTLYPLLRRLEKQTLLESHWHTETSKPRKYYQLSETGKKMYENLRNEWFQMTKNMEEILKE, from the coding sequence ATGGATCCCAAGAAAGAAGAAGACTTGTATCAAAGTTTATTGCAGGAATTACGTAGGGGGACGATCGTTCTCACTGTCCTTAGCCAATTACACACACCTCAATATGGTTACTCCCTCGTCGTGCTTCTTGAAAAAAAGGGAATTCCCGTTGAAGCAGGAACATTGTACCCGTTGTTACGAAGATTGGAAAAACAAACCCTTTTGGAAAGTCATTGGCATACGGAAACATCGAAGCCGAGAAAATATTATCAATTAAGTGAAACAGGGAAAAAAATGTACGAAAACCTTCGAAATGAATGGTTTCAAATGACGAAAAATATGGAAGAAATTTTAAAAGAATAG
- a CDS encoding helix-turn-helix domain-containing protein, whose protein sequence is MNFKNRFKDLREKKGITQKEMAVDLNIPRTSIANYEREGRLPRKERLKEIADYFGVSVDYLIGRTSQKTVEGYERHFPSKIKEMEFVDLIEKYKITIEGKEVTEDEMKAIIAFVQTYRVMRKQNL, encoded by the coding sequence TTGAACTTCAAAAATCGATTTAAGGATTTACGGGAGAAAAAGGGCATCACGCAGAAAGAAATGGCGGTGGATTTAAATATTCCAAGAACGAGTATTGCAAACTACGAACGTGAGGGTAGGTTGCCAAGGAAAGAAAGATTAAAAGAAATTGCTGACTATTTTGGAGTTAGTGTTGATTATTTGATTGGAAGAACTAGTCAGAAAACGGTAGAGGGATATGAACGGCATTTTCCTTCTAAAATTAAAGAAATGGAATTCGTTGATTTAATTGAGAAATACAAAATAACTATTGAAGGAAAAGAAGTTACCGAGGATGAAATGAAAGCGATTATTGCCTTTGTACAAACATACCGGGTAATGAGAAAACAAAATCTTTAA